One stretch of Leptospira hartskeerlii DNA includes these proteins:
- a CDS encoding esterase/lipase family protein, translating into MPYKPTEPSMKLGKFAVSFARDTSLGVLSGVKSALTGSFEWCAKSLSQISETPTVNGTRLGEFLKDAGKSLGEAGSKTEEGLSRAFESTAQAMHTALEALSETESLIQRKVFENISVSSVVGESFAGMITTSEIQASFRLDGKDVSPEEVLADWKKSGSKKPILCIPGLFCDEGLWIKNGEPSFSEILIKENYYPFYLRFNPGSHISENGFKLLELVRKLLEDPELKQKKFDVVSYSQGGLVFRSALYSSKKEGKPLSSNIQKVLFISSPDGGSYIEKVGFWLGLGAEALPVFPVQLVGYIGNQRSEAMKDLSHGIIREEDWKEGTHLGRYGKDKYFGELDEIDAYQIYSFVSEEDGDWSSWIGDGIVEKPSLTLFSDSIFRKKSNPEHRVKILKGLSHYQIMPSPELREYFLKIFLGK; encoded by the coding sequence ATGCCATACAAACCCACAGAACCCAGCATGAAGTTGGGAAAATTCGCAGTTTCATTCGCAAGAGATACTTCTCTTGGGGTTCTCTCCGGAGTTAAATCCGCGCTCACAGGTTCATTCGAATGGTGCGCAAAAAGTTTATCCCAAATTTCGGAAACGCCTACGGTAAACGGAACTCGTCTCGGAGAATTTCTAAAGGATGCGGGAAAGTCTCTGGGGGAAGCAGGAAGTAAAACGGAAGAAGGTCTATCCAGAGCGTTCGAATCCACGGCACAAGCAATGCATACTGCATTAGAAGCTTTGAGTGAAACGGAATCTTTGATACAGAGAAAGGTATTCGAAAACATTTCCGTCTCCAGCGTTGTGGGAGAATCATTTGCAGGAATGATCACCACTTCAGAGATCCAAGCATCTTTTCGTTTAGATGGAAAAGATGTAAGTCCGGAAGAAGTGTTGGCGGATTGGAAAAAATCAGGATCTAAAAAACCGATCTTATGTATTCCAGGTCTATTTTGTGACGAAGGGCTTTGGATTAAGAATGGAGAGCCCTCCTTCTCCGAAATTCTGATAAAAGAAAATTATTATCCTTTTTATCTTAGGTTTAATCCAGGATCTCATATCTCCGAGAATGGCTTTAAACTTCTGGAATTAGTAAGAAAGCTCCTGGAAGATCCGGAGTTAAAACAGAAAAAATTTGACGTAGTCTCTTATAGCCAAGGCGGTCTTGTTTTTAGGAGCGCTCTCTATTCTTCCAAAAAAGAAGGTAAACCACTTTCTTCTAATATTCAAAAAGTGTTATTTATAAGTTCTCCGGATGGAGGTTCTTATATTGAAAAAGTGGGTTTTTGGTTAGGCCTTGGAGCGGAAGCTTTGCCTGTGTTTCCAGTGCAGCTAGTAGGTTATATAGGAAACCAAAGAAGTGAAGCAATGAAAGATCTTTCTCATGGGATTATCAGAGAAGAAGATTGGAAAGAAGGAACACATCTAGGTAGATATGGAAAAGATAAATATTTCGGCGAGCTAGATGAGATAGATGCCTATCAGATCTATAGTTTCGTTTCGGAAGAAGATGGAGACTGGTCTTCTTGGATCGGAGATGGGATCGTAGAAAAACCAAGTCTTACTCTTTTTAGCGATTCTATATTTCGCAAGAAATCCAATCCGGAGCACAGAGTAAAGATCCTGAAAGGATTATCTCATTATCAGATCATGCCTTCTCCTGAATTGAGAGAATACTTCTTAAAGATCTTCTTGGGAAAGTAG
- a CDS encoding DUF1801 domain-containing protein produces MRIMPAKKKSPKTNSSPKRGIKYEDKSPGQPELVPIFNEIKKLMKPYIRGSLKERGDSRGQYGLVSEMEIEVNGKKKPEVYFAGALVQKGYVGFYFMPIYSEPGLKKIFPPELLKCLKGKSCFYIKKNDPVLLTQIKDALKLGYEDYKKKGWVK; encoded by the coding sequence ATGCGAATCATGCCAGCTAAGAAGAAGTCCCCAAAGACGAACTCTTCCCCTAAACGAGGGATCAAATACGAAGATAAATCCCCAGGACAGCCGGAACTAGTTCCTATTTTTAATGAGATCAAAAAGCTAATGAAACCCTATATAAGGGGAAGTCTCAAAGAAAGAGGAGACTCAAGAGGTCAATACGGCTTGGTCAGTGAGATGGAGATCGAAGTAAACGGCAAAAAAAAGCCGGAAGTTTATTTCGCAGGCGCACTTGTTCAAAAAGGATATGTAGGATTTTATTTTATGCCTATATATTCAGAGCCCGGATTAAAAAAGATTTTCCCTCCAGAACTTCTGAAATGTTTAAAAGGAAAAAGTTGTTTCTATATAAAGAAGAATGACCCAGTCCTCCTCACTCAAATCAAAGACGCCTTAAAATTAGGATACGAAGATTATAAGAAGAAAGGCTGGGTAAAATAA